GTAGGAGCTGTCATCCTAAACGACAAGAATGAGATTTTGCTGGTTTTACGAAACAGAGATCCAGAAAAGAATACGTGGAGTATTCCCGGGGGAAAAGTTGATCCCTATGAACAGCTAGAGACGAGTGTCATCCGGGAAATCAAAGAAGAAGTCAATCTCGATGTCGAGGTAAAGGCTCTGCTTTGTACCGCAGAAACCATCCGCCCGGAAAGTGCCGAGCATTGGGTTTCAGTTATTTACGAGGTCACGATCCTGAGTGGAGAAGCACGCAATTTAGAGGAAGGCGGGGCGATTGGAGACATGCGCTGGTTTTCGTTCGATGCCCTTCCGTCGAATC
This genomic stretch from Brevibacillus brevis harbors:
- a CDS encoding NUDIX domain-containing protein: MSTTIAIPRLGVGAVILNDKNEILLVLRNRDPEKNTWSIPGGKVDPYEQLETSVIREIKEEVNLDVEVKALLCTAETIRPESAEHWVSVIYEVTILSGEARNLEEGGAIGDMRWFSFDALPSNLACFAVPAIEHLQNRNRS